TCAAGCAGCAGCGGTGCAGACACCACCACAGCTGCATCAAGCGGCGCGCGATCGCCATCCTGCCCCAGCAAACAGGCCAGCATATTGCCGCCCAGCGATACGCCGACGGCGGCGGTGGCGACGCGGCCATAATTTTCCTGTAGCCAATGCAGAAAAAAGCGTCCATCTTCCGTTTCGCCGGAGTGATAAATGCGGTTCAGCCGGTTGGGTTCGCCGCTGCAGCCGCGAAAATGCATCACCACGCCCAGCCAGCCACGCTGACGAAACGTCTCCAGCAGACCATGCGCATAAGGGCTGTTAAAATTGCCCTCCAGCCCGTGAAACAGCACCACGCGCGGTTTATGCCGCGCCGCCATCGGCTCTTCACTCCAGGCGAGATCGACAAAGTCGCCGTCGGGCAGTTCCAGCCGCTGCCAGTGCGGCGTCAGCGTAATGCGTCGGCGAAAAAAACGTGGCATCACGGTTTGCAGGTGCGGATTGCGCAGGCCCGCCATTGGCGTGAATTCAGTATCCGGTAAATCTGTTATTGCGGGAGTTATACAATCCATATCACACTGTTGGCTTCGATGAGTTGCGTTCGGATAAGGAGCTACCTGTAGATGGAGCTGGGTCTGTTTTTATCAATGTTGGGTTTTCTGTGGGTGGCGGCAATCACGCCCGGTCCTAATAATATGTTACTCACCGCATCAGGCGCTAATTTTGGTTTTCTGCGCTCGTTGCCGTTGATGATAGGCATTATGCTTGGCATGCAGCTGATGCTGGTATTGGTCGCCTCCGGCGTCGGCAGCCTGTTACTGCTGTATCCTTCGCTGCATCTTATCCTCAAAATCGCCGGTAGCCTGTACCTGTTGTGGCTTGCCTGGAAGATTGCCACCGCCGCCTATGAAAAGCTGGAAACCGGCGATGGCCCGCAGTCGCCGATGCCCTTCTGGCAGGGCGGTTTGCTGCAGCTGGTGAATCCCAAAGCCTGGCTGATGGTACTGGGCGCGGTTGCCAGCTTTAGCCTGGCCGGAGCGGCTTACCAGCACTCTATCCTGGCGATTGCGCTTGGCTTGTTTAGCGTGAATCTGGTCTCTGGCATTATCTGGTTGGGTTTTGGTAGTTTGATTGGCCGCATTCTGCGCAGCCCACGGGCGTGGAAAATTTTCAATCTGGCCATGGGCGTTCTGACCGCCGCCTGCGTGCTGCTGATCTGGCATTAATCTGACAAGACGTCGCTCAGGTTGAGCGACGTTCCACCATTTTCCACGGCAGCACATCGTGCGTTGCGGTCGCCTGAGGATGGCGAATGCTCTCCAGCAGAAGTTGTACGCTGCGCGCGCCCATTTTACCCATCGGTTGCTCAATGGTCGTCAGCGGCGGATTAAGGCTGCTGGTAAATGGAATGCCATCAAAGCCGACCACCGCCACATCGTCCGGTATACACAAACCTGCCTCCTGAATAGCATGCATGACGCCCACCGCCAGCACATCAGAAACGGCAATAATGGCGTCAGGGCGCTGCGCCTTGGCCAATAGTTCGTCCGTCGCCGCGGTGCCCGCTTCGCAGGAGACATCACTGGCATAACTTATCGCGCTCCAGTTCAGTCCGGCATCTTTCAGCGCGGCGACATAGCCCGCCTCACGCTGTTGCGCATAGAGATAACGCGTGTCGCTGTTTACCAGCGCAATACGTCGACGTCCTTTGGCGACTAAAAATTTTACCGTACTGGCAGTGGCATCAAAATTATCGATGGTCAC
The sequence above is drawn from the Duffyella gerundensis genome and encodes:
- a CDS encoding hydrolase, which produces MDCITPAITDLPDTEFTPMAGLRNPHLQTVMPRFFRRRITLTPHWQRLELPDGDFVDLAWSEEPMAARHKPRVVLFHGLEGNFNSPYAHGLLETFRQRGWLGVVMHFRGCSGEPNRLNRIYHSGETEDGRFFLHWLQENYGRVATAAVGVSLGGNMLACLLGQDGDRAPLDAAVVVSAPLLLEPCSIKLEQGFSRLYQRYLLSLLKQNAARKLHAWPGTLPIDLAGLKALKKLRAFDEAITARAHGFASAGDYYQRASAMPLLPQVRKPLLIVHAQDDPFMTAAVIPDLAQLPANITYQLTQYGGHVGFVGGTPRQPQMWLEKRIPQWLSTYLDN
- a CDS encoding LacI family DNA-binding transcriptional regulator, which codes for MSIEKVARLAGVSTATVSRVLNDHPGVRSTTRDKVLAAINACDYQPNLLARQLRTSQSRMLLVLIPDLTNPFCSRVVQGIEAEAEAQGYHILLCHSGSLFRRETAYLALLTGKVVEGVITLDAVNRLPELIALIGDSPWVQCAEGDPAFGRSTVTIDNFDATASTVKFLVAKGRRRIALVNSDTRYLYAQQREAGYVAALKDAGLNWSAISYASDVSCEAGTAATDELLAKAQRPDAIIAVSDVLAVGVMHAIQEAGLCIPDDVAVVGFDGIPFTSSLNPPLTTIEQPMGKMGARSVQLLLESIRHPQATATHDVLPWKMVERRST
- a CDS encoding LysE family translocator, producing MELGLFLSMLGFLWVAAITPGPNNMLLTASGANFGFLRSLPLMIGIMLGMQLMLVLVASGVGSLLLLYPSLHLILKIAGSLYLLWLAWKIATAAYEKLETGDGPQSPMPFWQGGLLQLVNPKAWLMVLGAVASFSLAGAAYQHSILAIALGLFSVNLVSGIIWLGFGSLIGRILRSPRAWKIFNLAMGVLTAACVLLIWH